Proteins from a single region of candidate division Zixibacteria bacterium HGW-Zixibacteria-1:
- the nth gene encoding endonuclease III yields MTVNAAKKIVALLKKAYPGADCSLDFKTPHQLLVSTILSAQCTDERVNIVTKDLFKKYRKPHDYADADIHELEEDIRSTGFFRNKAKSIKESAIVIDNHYNGKIPETMEELVKLPGVGRKTASVILGTAFRKAEGVVVDTHVIRLSRRLGLTENKDAVKIEKDLMQILPKSGWIIFSHLMISHGRAVCKARKPDCGSCVLAGLCPSAGSF; encoded by the coding sequence ATGACCGTAAATGCCGCAAAAAAGATTGTCGCCCTTCTGAAAAAAGCCTATCCCGGAGCCGACTGTTCGCTCGATTTCAAAACCCCGCATCAACTCCTCGTGAGCACCATTCTCTCGGCCCAATGCACCGACGAACGGGTGAATATCGTCACCAAAGATCTTTTCAAAAAATATAGGAAACCCCACGACTACGCCGATGCTGACATACACGAGCTCGAAGAAGATATCCGTTCCACCGGTTTTTTCCGCAACAAGGCTAAATCGATCAAGGAATCAGCCATTGTTATTGATAATCATTACAACGGGAAAATCCCGGAAACCATGGAAGAACTGGTCAAACTGCCCGGTGTCGGCCGAAAAACCGCTTCGGTCATTCTCGGAACCGCCTTTAGGAAAGCCGAAGGTGTCGTCGTCGATACCCATGTTATCAGATTGTCCCGCAGGCTCGGTTTGACCGAAAACAAAGATGCCGTCAAAATCGAAAAAGACCTGATGCAAATATTGCCGAAATCCGGCTGGATCATCTTTTCGCATCTGATGATATCCCACGGCCGGGCTGTCTGCAAGGCCCGCAAGCCGGACTGCGGTTCCTGTGTTCTGGCCGGGCTATGCCCGTCGGCGGGCAGCTTTTAG
- a CDS encoding sporulation protein, which produces MAENNRVSEILKDIVGELKDIANSQTVVGDPITVGDKTVIPVVKISVGFGAGGGQGETPDKGGGFGGGGGGGAKIEPSAFIIIDGDRIQLLSAKPGKLDALVEAVPGLFGKIKDIRDRMKKDKGEDKPAEEIKPDEKPPDPNPGY; this is translated from the coding sequence ATGGCGGAGAATAACAGGGTATCAGAAATCCTCAAAGATATTGTCGGCGAACTGAAAGATATCGCCAATTCCCAGACAGTTGTCGGCGATCCGATTACGGTCGGAGACAAAACGGTTATTCCGGTGGTTAAGATTTCCGTCGGTTTCGGCGCGGGCGGCGGCCAGGGCGAAACACCCGACAAAGGCGGCGGTTTTGGCGGCGGCGGCGGTGGCGGCGCCAAAATAGAACCGTCCGCATTTATTATTATCGACGGCGACCGGATTCAACTGCTCTCGGCCAAACCCGGCAAGCTGGATGCGCTGGTCGAAGCCGTCCCCGGATTATTCGGCAAAATTAAGGATATCCGGGACAGGATGAAAAAAGACAAGGGCGAGGATAAACCGGCTGAAGAAATCAAACCGGACGAAAAACCTCCGGATCCCAATCCCGGCTATTAA